A region of Paraburkholderia sp. BL23I1N1 DNA encodes the following proteins:
- a CDS encoding filamentous hemagglutinin N-terminal domain-containing protein, with amino-acid sequence MRPKTVSPLRMSAMAVAAMLVTWHIPSMAAAPAANTLPTGGTVTVGAATITQNGNTLNINQRSGSAIASFGTFSIGANAVVNVNQPGAASSFLARVTGSDPSQIYGLLKSNGTVALINQNGILVGPSGVIDVSRFIASTLNISDSDFLAGRLTFNTREVAGRVENQGVIRTANGGSVYLIGADVKNSGVITSPNGEVLLAAGQTVQLVDTGTPGVTVNVTGSNGSVTNLGNIAAEAGSIGAAAGLINNSGAINASSVVNQGGRVFLRASQNLTTTAGSNITADGAAQGGNVTLVSDKLAYLDGTISATGYAGPGGYVETSGKQSLDVVKLPTVGTGGKWFIDPYSLDVVAGGSSNASNSGNVITSTGSGSTISAGTVSGVLNSGASVVLATGADGATTGGDITVSAAINKTSGSAASLTLNADGNININAGVTSTSNTLALNLNTNANGIESGTHTVTVSNATLGLNGGALTVSDGSSASGNGNMILGSGGSFDLSHGGSVSTGNLTLLAGGTLNANASANLSIGTLTNGGTLSLSHSSMNAGSFVNTGAATFANVTGTVSNVSNQGNLSMTSGTSLAGEVFTNTGNLALDNATLSFSSFTNDTGGYLSGNGTISVASGNGVLLNNGTISPGGDGAIGSLSINGGYSQSSTGTLLIDVASASSYDTLNYSAPSLSLGGTLQTNLLGGYVPTLRTTFAVLSGPVSSTAPGVFRHVLGNVIDNNGALQMIKPAYNPSGPGLSLAMAGSETITYTGTAESIWGNTYFWSTGYFPTAIDNVVVAAGGRLAHGFYDGVDTVNSITFGAGSNLYMSGGTLNVTNLNGSGSVAVGGGVLGYTGVANLSSLSLTNGGSVVGTGSGSQLNITDSFSQNGGTISTSGDMSVTQSTGDLTVGDITARNLTLTAASGAISQEDSPLHVTQQLSTSSANGTTLTLTGNQIAGISASNVTTGDIAIVNRLDTSDTNAVNVNRIANAGGKVSVSNTGAMTVGAAGVNATGGIDLSVANTGASTDNLTLNGVLTSAGGNINSFAGNNLSVNGNVATSAPGLVTLTAVNGAVTYAAGVSITDAHGTVVPVAVVVLPVTPVTPVSSTTPTTSDSSQAVASAVTKAVTPVSNAVVQAVTSTSAVTTTVTTTTLPAVTNSSSSTEPTTVGGEPGTFGGTDMTTSSSPSVKKPAVKLYCS; translated from the coding sequence TTGCGCCCAAAGACCGTCTCGCCGTTGCGCATGTCGGCGATGGCTGTTGCGGCCATGCTCGTGACGTGGCATATCCCGTCCATGGCGGCAGCGCCCGCGGCCAACACACTGCCGACAGGCGGCACGGTAACGGTCGGCGCCGCCACGATCACGCAAAACGGCAATACGCTCAACATCAACCAACGCAGCGGTTCGGCGATTGCGAGCTTCGGTACGTTCAGCATCGGCGCCAACGCGGTAGTCAACGTCAACCAGCCGGGGGCAGCATCGTCGTTCCTGGCGAGAGTGACCGGCTCGGACCCTTCCCAGATCTACGGCCTGCTCAAGTCGAACGGCACGGTCGCGCTGATCAATCAGAACGGAATTCTGGTCGGCCCGTCCGGCGTGATCGACGTGTCGCGGTTCATCGCCAGCACGCTCAACATCAGCGACAGCGACTTTCTGGCGGGGCGCCTGACGTTCAATACCCGCGAGGTTGCGGGCCGTGTCGAGAATCAAGGTGTCATCAGGACGGCCAACGGTGGCAGCGTCTACCTGATCGGTGCCGACGTGAAGAACAGCGGTGTGATCACCAGCCCGAACGGCGAGGTGCTGCTGGCAGCCGGACAGACCGTGCAACTCGTCGACACCGGCACACCGGGTGTGACGGTCAACGTGACCGGCAGCAACGGCAGCGTGACCAACCTCGGCAACATCGCAGCGGAAGCGGGCAGCATCGGCGCTGCTGCGGGCCTGATCAACAACAGCGGCGCCATCAACGCCAGCAGCGTGGTGAATCAAGGCGGGCGGGTTTTCCTGCGCGCCTCGCAAAACCTGACCACCACGGCGGGCTCGAACATTACCGCCGACGGTGCGGCTCAGGGCGGCAACGTCACGCTGGTTTCGGACAAGCTTGCGTATCTCGACGGCACTATCTCGGCCACCGGCTATGCGGGACCAGGCGGCTATGTCGAGACTTCGGGCAAGCAGTCGCTGGACGTGGTGAAGCTGCCAACGGTCGGCACGGGCGGCAAGTGGTTCATCGACCCGTATTCACTCGACGTGGTGGCGGGAGGCTCCAGTAACGCGAGCAATTCGGGCAACGTGATCACCTCGACGGGTTCGGGCTCCACCATCAGTGCCGGCACCGTCTCGGGCGTGCTCAACAGCGGCGCCAGTGTCGTCCTCGCGACCGGCGCCGATGGCGCAACCACCGGCGGCGACATCACCGTTAGCGCCGCCATCAACAAAACCAGCGGCTCGGCGGCATCGCTAACCCTGAACGCCGACGGCAACATCAACATCAACGCCGGCGTCACCAGCACCTCGAACACGCTCGCGCTGAACCTCAACACCAACGCGAACGGCATCGAAAGCGGCACGCACACGGTGACTGTCAGCAACGCCACCCTCGGCCTCAACGGGGGAGCGCTGACCGTCAGCGACGGCTCCAGCGCGTCCGGCAACGGCAATATGATCCTGGGGAGCGGCGGCTCGTTCGATCTCAGCCACGGCGGCAGCGTGTCCACCGGCAACCTGACGCTTCTTGCCGGAGGCACACTGAACGCCAATGCTTCCGCCAACCTCAGCATCGGCACATTGACCAACGGCGGGACGTTGTCGCTGAGCCATTCCAGCATGAACGCCGGTTCGTTCGTCAATACCGGAGCGGCCACGTTTGCCAACGTAACGGGAACGGTCAGCAATGTCAGCAACCAGGGCAACCTGTCGATGACATCGGGCACTTCTCTTGCCGGCGAAGTATTCACGAATACCGGCAACCTCGCGCTGGACAACGCCACCCTGAGTTTCAGTTCGTTCACCAACGACACAGGGGGATATCTGTCCGGCAACGGCACGATTTCGGTGGCGTCCGGCAATGGTGTGCTGCTCAACAACGGCACGATCTCTCCTGGCGGCGACGGCGCGATAGGTTCGCTGTCGATCAACGGTGGCTATAGTCAGAGTTCCACCGGCACGCTGCTGATCGACGTCGCCAGCGCGAGCAGCTACGACACGCTGAACTATTCCGCGCCGTCTCTTTCGCTGGGTGGGACGCTGCAAACAAATTTGCTGGGTGGTTATGTCCCGACGTTGAGGACAACTTTCGCTGTACTTTCGGGCCCCGTCAGTAGCACCGCACCCGGTGTATTCCGTCATGTTCTCGGCAACGTGATCGACAACAACGGCGCCCTGCAGATGATCAAGCCGGCTTACAACCCCTCGGGGCCGGGCTTGTCGCTTGCCATGGCAGGATCGGAAACCATCACTTATACGGGCACCGCCGAAAGTATCTGGGGCAATACCTATTTCTGGTCTACCGGGTACTTCCCGACGGCCATCGACAATGTCGTCGTGGCTGCGGGCGGACGCCTCGCGCATGGCTTCTACGACGGTGTCGATACGGTCAATAGCATCACGTTCGGCGCGGGCTCCAATCTGTACATGTCTGGCGGCACGCTCAATGTGACCAACCTCAACGGCAGCGGAAGCGTTGCTGTCGGCGGCGGCGTTCTGGGTTATACCGGCGTCGCCAACCTGAGTTCGCTGTCATTGACCAACGGGGGAAGCGTCGTCGGCACTGGCAGCGGTTCCCAGCTCAATATCACCGACAGCTTTTCGCAAAACGGCGGCACGATCTCGACCAGTGGCGATATGTCGGTGACGCAAAGCACCGGCGACCTGACGGTGGGCGATATCACCGCGCGCAACCTGACGCTGACCGCGGCAAGCGGCGCGATATCCCAGGAGGATTCGCCACTGCACGTCACGCAGCAATTGAGCACGTCGTCAGCCAATGGCACGACCCTCACCCTTACAGGCAATCAGATCGCCGGAATTTCCGCGAGCAATGTCACCACCGGCGACATCGCGATCGTCAATCGGCTCGACACTTCCGACACCAACGCGGTGAACGTCAACCGCATCGCCAACGCGGGCGGCAAGGTCAGCGTAAGCAACACGGGCGCGATGACCGTCGGCGCGGCCGGTGTCAATGCGACCGGCGGCATCGATCTGTCGGTCGCCAATACCGGTGCTTCGACCGACAATCTCACCCTCAACGGTGTGCTTACGTCCGCTGGGGGGAACATCAACTCGTTCGCCGGCAACAACCTGTCGGTCAATGGGAACGTCGCGACATCGGCACCGGGATTGGTCACACTCACAGCCGTCAATGGTGCCGTGACGTATGCGGCTGGCGTCAGCATTACGGACGCTCACGGTACGGTCGTGCCAGTGGCGGTTGTGGTGCTGCCTGTGACGCCTGTCACACCGGTGAGCTCCACGACTCCCACGACTTCTGATTCTTCGCAAGCGGTAGCGTCCGCGGTTACGAAAGCGGTAACGCCAGTATCGAATGCCGTCGTTCAGGCTGTGACGTCCACATCGGCCGTCACCACGACTGTCACGACGACGACACTGCCAGCCGTCACCAACAGTTCATCGTCCACGGAACCCACGACAGTGGGAGGTGAGCCGGGCACGTTCGGCGGCACCGACATGACGACAAGTTCAAGCCCAAGCGTCAAAAAACCCGCCGTCAAACTGTATTGCAGCTGA
- a CDS encoding ShlB/FhaC/HecB family hemolysin secretion/activation protein, whose amino-acid sequence MKRRLMQCLSGMALIAAAAGAFADDGFTITRFEVEGNSLLPAEEVQRLLQPMSGPHRVYGDIQHALEALENAYRKAGYTAVQVYVPEQELTSGVVKIQVTENRIGNITVTGNQHFSEKNVLAALPQLQRGQSPNLRKISEAVQLSNDNPAKQVGVTLTSSNEPGTVDAEVKVVDANPLHIFATVDNTGASSTGRWRTGVAIQDANLFNLDQVGTLAYTTSPDSPSGVRVNVYSVGYRIPLYSLGDSLDFFYGKSDINTPSASPTLGGLLGFTGKGDIYGFRWNHFFARRGETTSKLIFGFDYKKIDSTCNVNGVGVSTAGPTPPIASCAPYTTMPFSLTYSSQTVGVRQSIDYDIGISRNVATGTQYTNTDGRTDRYSYLTPGSRDTVDGFMILHGDASIIRSFANDWQWRIASTAQATRNPLVSSEQFGLVGIYAVRGFTERAVVADSGMFLNAEIYTPQLVSKGNLRLLAFFDFGYGHNSNVGSSGIPADLNVSSMGLGARYVLARNVNIRLDVARVEAAGNSLTEKRGDIHADVAASIGF is encoded by the coding sequence ATGAAGCGACGTCTGATGCAATGCCTGTCGGGGATGGCATTGATAGCTGCAGCCGCAGGTGCATTTGCCGACGACGGCTTCACTATCACGCGCTTCGAGGTGGAGGGGAACAGTCTGCTGCCGGCCGAAGAAGTGCAACGCCTGCTGCAACCCATGAGCGGGCCGCATCGCGTCTACGGCGACATCCAGCACGCGCTCGAAGCGCTGGAAAATGCCTACCGCAAAGCGGGCTATACCGCTGTGCAGGTCTACGTACCCGAGCAGGAACTGACCAGCGGCGTCGTCAAAATTCAGGTGACCGAAAACCGGATTGGCAACATCACCGTCACCGGCAACCAGCACTTCAGCGAAAAGAACGTCCTCGCGGCACTACCGCAACTCCAGCGCGGCCAGTCGCCGAACCTGCGCAAAATCTCCGAAGCGGTACAACTGAGCAACGACAACCCAGCCAAGCAGGTCGGTGTAACGCTGACGAGCAGCAACGAACCCGGCACGGTCGACGCCGAAGTCAAAGTGGTGGACGCCAATCCGCTACACATCTTCGCGACAGTCGATAACACCGGCGCGTCCTCCACCGGCCGCTGGCGCACCGGCGTCGCTATTCAGGACGCCAATCTGTTCAACCTCGATCAGGTCGGCACGCTGGCGTACACGACGTCCCCCGACAGCCCGAGCGGCGTGAGGGTCAACGTCTACTCCGTCGGCTATCGGATTCCGCTGTACAGCCTCGGCGACAGCCTTGATTTCTTCTACGGCAAGTCCGACATCAACACGCCAAGCGCGTCGCCGACGCTCGGCGGCCTGCTCGGCTTCACCGGCAAGGGCGACATCTACGGTTTCCGTTGGAACCACTTCTTCGCCCGCCGTGGCGAGACCACCAGCAAGCTGATCTTCGGCTTCGATTACAAGAAAATCGATTCAACCTGCAACGTCAATGGCGTGGGGGTCAGCACCGCGGGACCGACGCCGCCAATCGCGTCCTGCGCGCCCTACACCACGATGCCGTTCAGCCTGACGTATAGCAGCCAGACTGTTGGCGTCAGACAAAGCATCGACTACGACATCGGCATCTCGCGCAACGTGGCGACCGGCACGCAATACACCAACACCGACGGCCGCACAGATCGATATTCGTACCTGACGCCCGGCAGCCGCGATACCGTCGACGGCTTCATGATTCTGCACGGCGACGCCTCGATCATTCGAAGCTTCGCCAACGACTGGCAGTGGCGTATCGCCAGCACGGCGCAGGCCACGAGGAACCCATTGGTCTCGTCGGAACAGTTCGGCCTGGTCGGCATATACGCCGTGCGCGGCTTCACCGAGCGCGCGGTGGTCGCCGATAGCGGGATGTTCCTCAATGCCGAGATCTACACGCCTCAACTCGTCAGCAAGGGCAACCTGCGTCTGCTGGCTTTCTTCGACTTCGGGTATGGCCACAACAGCAATGTCGGCAGCAGCGGCATTCCGGCGGACCTGAACGTGTCGAGCATGGGATTAGGCGCACGCTACGTCCTGGCCCGCAACGTCAACATCAGGCTGGACGTCGCGCGAGTCGAAGCGGCCGGCAATTCACTCACCGAGAAGCGTGGGGACATTCACGCCGATGTCGCCGCGAGCATAGGCTTCTGA
- a CDS encoding VOC family protein, which yields MTIQKITPFLWYSEEAEEAAAFYAGIFPDSRVTRVTSVPSAGSVKMVEFVLFGQPFIAMSAGGTDPFNHSVSLMVSCDDQEELDRYWNALLEGGGSPEACGWLKDRFGVSWQITPTVQIEMMADPHPAKARRVAEAMLKMVKFDIATLKAAYAGTTG from the coding sequence ATGACGATTCAAAAGATCACGCCTTTTCTTTGGTACTCCGAGGAAGCTGAGGAGGCCGCAGCTTTCTATGCGGGTATTTTTCCAGACTCACGCGTCACTCGGGTCACTTCGGTGCCGAGTGCCGGTTCTGTGAAGATGGTCGAGTTTGTTCTCTTTGGGCAGCCCTTCATTGCGATGAGCGCCGGGGGAACCGACCCGTTCAACCACTCGGTATCCCTGATGGTCAGCTGTGACGACCAGGAAGAACTTGACCGCTATTGGAACGCCCTTCTCGAGGGTGGCGGTTCACCCGAGGCATGTGGCTGGCTGAAAGACCGCTTCGGCGTCTCCTGGCAGATCACGCCCACCGTTCAGATCGAGATGATGGCTGACCCCCATCCGGCAAAGGCCAGGCGCGTTGCCGAAGCCATGTTAAAAATGGTGAAGTTCGACATCGCCACGCTGAAAGCCGCCTATGCGGGGACGACGGGTTAA